The following coding sequences are from one Microtus pennsylvanicus isolate mMicPen1 chromosome 1, mMicPen1.hap1, whole genome shotgun sequence window:
- the Trim56 gene encoding E3 ubiquitin-protein ligase TRIM56 isoform X2, translating into MVSKVSSPTLLEALSSDFLACKICLEQLHLPKTLPCLHTYCQDCLAQLDIGGQVRCPECRETVPVPPEGVAAFKTNFFVNGLLDLVKARASGDAHSGKPTCALCPLVGGKSSGGPATARCLDCADDLCQACADGHRCSRQTHKHRVVDLVGYRAGWYDEEARERQASQCPQHPGEALCFLCQPCSQLLCKDCRLGPHLDHPCLPLAEAVRSRKPGLEELLAGVDSNLVELEATRVAEKEALAQLREQAASVGAQVEEATERILKSLLTQKQEVLGQLRAHVEAAEEATRERLTKIEGQEQVAKAAASFARRVLSLGLEAEILSLEGAITQRLRQLQDAPWTPGPTRCVLPKLELYPGLQDKNCHLLRLSFEEPKQSQKDSEKGGAGTQGGDDSQSQGEERTKTGKQAGAQSLCKDGAPTPKEGKAQNSQEDDDVQIERGNRSNKKKKCKGRGKPISREPSPILRPNLEGSGLLPRPVFSWSFPTRMPGDKRSPRITGLCPYGPQEILVADEQNRVLKRFSLNGDYKGTVPVPEGCSPCSVAALQNAVAFSANARLYLVSPEGEVQWRRSLSLTQSSHAVASMPCGDRVAVSVAGHVEVYKKEGSLATRFIPGGKASRGQRALVFLTTSPQGDFVGSDWQQNSVVFCDGLGQVIWEYKGPGLHGCQPGSVSVDKKGFIFLTLREVNKVVILDPKGSLLGDFLTAYHGLEKPRVTTMVDGKYLVVSLSNGTIHVFRVRFPDS; encoded by the coding sequence ATGGTCTCCAAAGTCTCCTCCCCCACTCTGCTGGAGGCTCTGAGCAGCGATTTCCTAGCCTGTAAGATCTGCTTGGAGCAGTTACACTTGCCCAAGACGCTGCCATGTCTACATACCTATTGCCAGGACTGCCTGGCCCAACTGGACATTGGTGGCCAGGTCCGCTGCCCTGAGTGTCGGGAGACTGTGCCTGTACCACCCGAGGGTGTGGCCGCCTTCAAGACCAACTTCTTTGTCAATGGGCTCTTGGACCTTGTCAAGGCCAGGGCTTCTGGAGACGCGCATTCAGGGAAGCCAACGTGCGCTCTGTGCCCTCTGGTGGGAGGTAAGAGCTCTGGGGGACCCGCCACCGCCCGATGCCTGGACTGTGCAGATGACTTATGCCAGGCCTGTGCCGACGGGCATCGCTGCTCCCGCCAGACTCATAAGCACCGCGTAGTGGACTTGGTGGGCTACAGAGCCGGGTGGTATGATGAAGAGGCTCGTGAGCGCCAGGCATCccagtgtccccagcacccaggggaaGCCCTCTGCTTCCTATGCCAACCGTGTTCCCAGCTGCTCTGTAAGGACTGCCGTCTGGGGCCCCATCTGGATCACCCCTGCTTGCCCCTGGCGGAGGCAGTGCGGTCCCGGAAACCAGGCCTTGAGGAGTTATTGGCAGGTGTGGACAGCAATCTGGTGGAGCTAGAGGCCACCCGGGTAGCAGAAAAGGAAGCCTTAGCCCAGCTGCGAGAGCAGGCAGCCAGTGTGGGGGCGCAGGTAGAAGAGGCCACTGAACGGATCCTCAAGTCCCTGCTGACACAGAAGCAGGAAGTCTTGGGACAACTCCGGGCCCACGTGGAGGCTGCTGAGGAGGCTACCAGGGAGAGGCTGACCAAGATAGAGGGCCAGGAGCAAGTGGCCAAGGCGGCTGCTTCCTTTGCCCGCCGAGTGCTCAGCCTGGGTCTGGAGGCAGAGATCCTGTCGCTGGAGGGAGCGATCACACAGCGCCTGCGCCAGCTTCAAGATGCTCCCTGGACACCCGGGCCTACCCGCTGCGTGTTGCCCAAGCTGGAGCTCTACCCTGGGCTCCAGGACAAGAACTGCCACCTGCTTCGACTCTCCTTTGAGGAGCCGAAACAATCCCAGAAGGACTCTGAGAAGGGCGGAGCTGGTACCCAAGGAGGAGATGACTCTCAGAGCcaaggggaggagagaaccaagaCAGGGAAGCAGGCTGGCGCCCAGTCCTTGTGTAAGGATGGAGCCCCAACTCCCAAAGAAGGCAAGGCCCAGAACTCCCAAGAAGATGATGATGTCCAAATTGAAAGGGGCAACAGGTCTAACAAAAAGAAGAAGTGCAAAGGGAGGGGCAAGCCCATTTCTCGGGAGCCCAGCCCCATCCTGAGGCCAAACCTAGAAGGTTCAGGCCTCCTCCCTCGGCCCGTTTTCTCCTGGAGTTTCCCCACGAGGATGCCGGGAGACAAACGTTCCCCGCGGATCACTGGGCTCTGCCCCTATGGCCCCCAGGAGATCTTGGTGGCGGATGAACAGAACAGGGTCTTGAAACGCTTCTCTCTTAATGGCGACTATAAGGGCACGGTGCCGGTTCCCGAGGGTTGCTCCCCTTGCAGTGTGGCTGCCCTACAGAATGCAGTGGCTTTCTCCGCCAATGCCAGGCTCTACCTCGTCAGTCCTGAGGGAGAAGTTCAATGGCGAAGATCCCTGAGCCTCACCCAGTCCAGCCACGCTGTGGCCTCGATGCCATGTGGAGACCGCGTAGCCGTCAGTGTGGCGGGCCACGTGGAGGTATACAAGAAGGAAGGCAGCCTGGCTACGCGGTTTATCCCAGGAGGCAAAGCTAGCCGGGGCCAGCGAGCCCTGGTGTTTCTGACCACCAGCCCTCAGGGCGATTTCGTCGGGTCAGATTGGCAGCAGAAcagtgtggttttctgtgatgggcTAGGCCAGGTGATCTGGGAATACAAGGGCCCGGGTTTACATGGCTGCCAGCCAGGTTCTGTGTCTGTGGATAAGAAAGGCTTCATATTCCTGACCCTTCGAGAGGTGAACAAGGTAGTGATCCTGGATCCCAAGGGGTCACTTCTCGGTGACTTCCTTACAGCATATCACGGCCTGGAAAAGCCCCGGGTGACCACCATGGTAGACGGCAAATATCTGGTGGTGTCCCTCAGTAACGGGACTATCCATGTGTTTAGGGTCAGGTTTCCTGACAGTTAG
- the Trim56 gene encoding E3 ubiquitin-protein ligase TRIM56 isoform X1 produces MFTFGACCKEDGVEERQPSPSTQCLLEARISQPSRMVSKVSSPTLLEALSSDFLACKICLEQLHLPKTLPCLHTYCQDCLAQLDIGGQVRCPECRETVPVPPEGVAAFKTNFFVNGLLDLVKARASGDAHSGKPTCALCPLVGGKSSGGPATARCLDCADDLCQACADGHRCSRQTHKHRVVDLVGYRAGWYDEEARERQASQCPQHPGEALCFLCQPCSQLLCKDCRLGPHLDHPCLPLAEAVRSRKPGLEELLAGVDSNLVELEATRVAEKEALAQLREQAASVGAQVEEATERILKSLLTQKQEVLGQLRAHVEAAEEATRERLTKIEGQEQVAKAAASFARRVLSLGLEAEILSLEGAITQRLRQLQDAPWTPGPTRCVLPKLELYPGLQDKNCHLLRLSFEEPKQSQKDSEKGGAGTQGGDDSQSQGEERTKTGKQAGAQSLCKDGAPTPKEGKAQNSQEDDDVQIERGNRSNKKKKCKGRGKPISREPSPILRPNLEGSGLLPRPVFSWSFPTRMPGDKRSPRITGLCPYGPQEILVADEQNRVLKRFSLNGDYKGTVPVPEGCSPCSVAALQNAVAFSANARLYLVSPEGEVQWRRSLSLTQSSHAVASMPCGDRVAVSVAGHVEVYKKEGSLATRFIPGGKASRGQRALVFLTTSPQGDFVGSDWQQNSVVFCDGLGQVIWEYKGPGLHGCQPGSVSVDKKGFIFLTLREVNKVVILDPKGSLLGDFLTAYHGLEKPRVTTMVDGKYLVVSLSNGTIHVFRVRFPDS; encoded by the exons ATGTTTACGTTTGGTGCGTGCTGTAAAGAGGACGGAGTGGAAGAAAGACAGCCTTCCCCCAGTACCCAGTGCCTCCTAGAAGCCAGAATCTCCCAGCCGTCCAG GATGGTCTCCAAAGTCTCCTCCCCCACTCTGCTGGAGGCTCTGAGCAGCGATTTCCTAGCCTGTAAGATCTGCTTGGAGCAGTTACACTTGCCCAAGACGCTGCCATGTCTACATACCTATTGCCAGGACTGCCTGGCCCAACTGGACATTGGTGGCCAGGTCCGCTGCCCTGAGTGTCGGGAGACTGTGCCTGTACCACCCGAGGGTGTGGCCGCCTTCAAGACCAACTTCTTTGTCAATGGGCTCTTGGACCTTGTCAAGGCCAGGGCTTCTGGAGACGCGCATTCAGGGAAGCCAACGTGCGCTCTGTGCCCTCTGGTGGGAGGTAAGAGCTCTGGGGGACCCGCCACCGCCCGATGCCTGGACTGTGCAGATGACTTATGCCAGGCCTGTGCCGACGGGCATCGCTGCTCCCGCCAGACTCATAAGCACCGCGTAGTGGACTTGGTGGGCTACAGAGCCGGGTGGTATGATGAAGAGGCTCGTGAGCGCCAGGCATCccagtgtccccagcacccaggggaaGCCCTCTGCTTCCTATGCCAACCGTGTTCCCAGCTGCTCTGTAAGGACTGCCGTCTGGGGCCCCATCTGGATCACCCCTGCTTGCCCCTGGCGGAGGCAGTGCGGTCCCGGAAACCAGGCCTTGAGGAGTTATTGGCAGGTGTGGACAGCAATCTGGTGGAGCTAGAGGCCACCCGGGTAGCAGAAAAGGAAGCCTTAGCCCAGCTGCGAGAGCAGGCAGCCAGTGTGGGGGCGCAGGTAGAAGAGGCCACTGAACGGATCCTCAAGTCCCTGCTGACACAGAAGCAGGAAGTCTTGGGACAACTCCGGGCCCACGTGGAGGCTGCTGAGGAGGCTACCAGGGAGAGGCTGACCAAGATAGAGGGCCAGGAGCAAGTGGCCAAGGCGGCTGCTTCCTTTGCCCGCCGAGTGCTCAGCCTGGGTCTGGAGGCAGAGATCCTGTCGCTGGAGGGAGCGATCACACAGCGCCTGCGCCAGCTTCAAGATGCTCCCTGGACACCCGGGCCTACCCGCTGCGTGTTGCCCAAGCTGGAGCTCTACCCTGGGCTCCAGGACAAGAACTGCCACCTGCTTCGACTCTCCTTTGAGGAGCCGAAACAATCCCAGAAGGACTCTGAGAAGGGCGGAGCTGGTACCCAAGGAGGAGATGACTCTCAGAGCcaaggggaggagagaaccaagaCAGGGAAGCAGGCTGGCGCCCAGTCCTTGTGTAAGGATGGAGCCCCAACTCCCAAAGAAGGCAAGGCCCAGAACTCCCAAGAAGATGATGATGTCCAAATTGAAAGGGGCAACAGGTCTAACAAAAAGAAGAAGTGCAAAGGGAGGGGCAAGCCCATTTCTCGGGAGCCCAGCCCCATCCTGAGGCCAAACCTAGAAGGTTCAGGCCTCCTCCCTCGGCCCGTTTTCTCCTGGAGTTTCCCCACGAGGATGCCGGGAGACAAACGTTCCCCGCGGATCACTGGGCTCTGCCCCTATGGCCCCCAGGAGATCTTGGTGGCGGATGAACAGAACAGGGTCTTGAAACGCTTCTCTCTTAATGGCGACTATAAGGGCACGGTGCCGGTTCCCGAGGGTTGCTCCCCTTGCAGTGTGGCTGCCCTACAGAATGCAGTGGCTTTCTCCGCCAATGCCAGGCTCTACCTCGTCAGTCCTGAGGGAGAAGTTCAATGGCGAAGATCCCTGAGCCTCACCCAGTCCAGCCACGCTGTGGCCTCGATGCCATGTGGAGACCGCGTAGCCGTCAGTGTGGCGGGCCACGTGGAGGTATACAAGAAGGAAGGCAGCCTGGCTACGCGGTTTATCCCAGGAGGCAAAGCTAGCCGGGGCCAGCGAGCCCTGGTGTTTCTGACCACCAGCCCTCAGGGCGATTTCGTCGGGTCAGATTGGCAGCAGAAcagtgtggttttctgtgatgggcTAGGCCAGGTGATCTGGGAATACAAGGGCCCGGGTTTACATGGCTGCCAGCCAGGTTCTGTGTCTGTGGATAAGAAAGGCTTCATATTCCTGACCCTTCGAGAGGTGAACAAGGTAGTGATCCTGGATCCCAAGGGGTCACTTCTCGGTGACTTCCTTACAGCATATCACGGCCTGGAAAAGCCCCGGGTGACCACCATGGTAGACGGCAAATATCTGGTGGTGTCCCTCAGTAACGGGACTATCCATGTGTTTAGGGTCAGGTTTCCTGACAGTTAG